Genomic window (Drosophila albomicans strain 15112-1751.03 chromosome X, ASM965048v2, whole genome shotgun sequence):
GCTGCTTCACCTGGAAGCGGTACATCCAGCTGCAAAAAGAAAGAGTTGCTTGCTTAATCTCATACAAAGTGAAACAACATTTGCTACTCACAGAAAGATGCCCACGGAGAACATGGTGAGTCCGCCACCCAGCAGGAAGAACGCACCCGGAAGGACCTTCAATGTGGCCGCATACAACGTCGTATACATGGGTGCAAAGACCATGGGCATGAGAGCTTCGGCGACGCCGAACAGCGAGTTCACCTTGCCCAGCTCGTCCTTGGACACCAGCTTGGTGGCAATCGAGCGCATCGCAATGAACGCGGTGCCATTGAAGATCTCGACCAAACCTCCCAAATACATGTGCCATGGGAGCGTAGCGAACGCGTACACAAAGGACGACAGGATCTTCGAGGTGCTCGATAAGACGCCAACCAAAGCATCGTCGATTTCCAGTTTGTGCGACAGAATGCCCACACAGAAGATGACACCAATGAGACCCGTGAACATCGCGTAGGTGGAGAAGAAGCTGAACTCCACCTCCGACCAATTGAATCGGAAGCGTGTGAAGAGATATGTGACCGCCATCTCACCGTGCAGCGGTCCAATGATCACCATCACTACGATCATCAGGAGGATAACGCGTTGGCGCCTCTGATTCTCGCCCTTCTTGAAGGCCACTCGGAACGTCTGCACCACGTGCTCCTTGTCGAAGAAATCGGCCAGTAGGCTCTTTTGGGGCGCCGTCTTCTCGGGTCTTGCAACGGGTTCCTCGAGGAAGAAGAAGCCATAGACGAAGGCGAGCACGTAGAAAGCAGCCGAAATCGAGAAGACGCCGTAAAAGCCAATTTGtctgtaaattaaattgagcATTGAAATGAATTAATCAGAGCTTAGAAGAGTTTGAGAAGAGTTTTCAATTTAGGATTTGCAAAATTCgattgcatataaaaataattgtattggATGTAATAGGAATTTGAAAGTATTAGAATAGAGGTTATTATAACGATTAAAGGAATGGAGATGTAACTCTTCGAATAGAGATTATTATAGGATTATCGAAATAATTCAGTTAAGTGACACTCTaacaaagttttaaatataagatTAGAAAGAGAAATTAAAGAACGTTTATTAGAGAATAAAgaagttttaaattaagcGTTTAGGTTAggattaaaatatatgttaaaagAGTTTGCTAAAAGAAATGCTTCGAAGTTTTCCTAGATTAAGAATTAGAGGATTTCCATTATTATTAGAGGTATTACTATATTGAGAACTTAGaagtattaaattatattttaatattgattcaAATGATTTAACTCAAGGTTGAAAgagttgaaaatttaattcaattttgaaagGACTTCATTTGGTTAAGAAAGAAAGCGATAAGGAAGAGAAATGAGATCTGTATGtgttaaactaatttaattagaaaaaagaagatttttattaaaggttttagtaattaaaagttaaagatCGGAAGAAATTGAGTAGCGACAGGAAGAgcgcaattaaaaaaaaataagactTTGTTTAAGAACCAGTCAACAAGAATAAAGTTAATCAGAAGACAAATCATGAAAATAACCCTTTGATTACATAAAGATGAAGACAAATGATAGATTACTAGAATTCGATTACTATAGCAAAGATCAACCTACTTGAGCAGGACTCCACTGAATGCCATGCCAATGGGCACGCCCACCGAGAAGCAGACATTGAGGATGCCGATGCGCAGAGTGCGCTCCTCCTCGGTGGTGATGTCAGCAATGTAGCTGAAGACGCCCATCAGCATGGTGAACCAGCCGCCGCTGAGCGATGGAAAGATGGCCTCGGTCAAGGCGGCCGCCTCCATGGGCGCATTCTCAAAGTAGACGCAGAGCATGAGACCGACAACGCCAAGGAATTCGCCGACGACCGGAATGAGGATGCAGGGCTTGCGTCGTCGGTGGCGATCACTCCACGAGCCCCAGAAGAGGATCAGCAGGCAGGGGAACAGCGATTGAATGACAGTCTTCCACGCAGCCATTCGAGCCACCATCTGTTGCACTGTCTCCTCCTCgctataaaagtaaataaatcattattgTTCATCATGACTTTCCAAGGAGTTTCAACTCTCACTTACAGAGTGTAGTTCGCCGTTTGGCGACGAGTGAGCGCATCGCAGATCTCATCGCCATAGGCCATGTTCACGCGACACGCTTTCTCCAGGTTCAGATTCTGTGTGGCCAGATTCGAGAGCACACTGGGCATTATGTAGGCGGCCAGGATGGGCTCCACAGTGATGTTGTTGGCAACCAGACGCAGCTTCTCCCGCCAGGTGCGCGTCGTCGGAGGCGTCGCTGTCTTTGCACTGCTTGCCTCCGCCTTTTCGGCGGGGCTGCCCAGCTGCGCGGGGGCCAGGGTCGAGGCATGGTTAAGCGTgtatttgttgctgtgcttGGACAGGTCCATGCCGCCGCCGTCCTTGGGTGACATCTCGGAAACTGTTGGTAGAATATAAGAAcatattatttagtttacaattataataacaaaaaagtaaatttgtgTTGCTAAGcataagttaaaaaaataataaatcaatcatTTAAACCCTCAAGTCTACATAAATTATTGCTTAATTGTAAGAAAAAGCATCAAAAATTCATGAGTGcatcttttatatattttgataacaAGCTTAGCActttgttaaaattaatttattactaaAACCAAGAATTATACTTcaaaaaagcaaactaaatGAACATGACATTAAAACAAGAATAAAATAGACAATAACACTAAATTTCtgttgttgaaattatttctaGCATTCATTATAGACATAAAATATTGtccataaataatattttcgaaTTGCACTAAGCAGCATAAATGAATTGGTGCAATTCTTCTGgcagcaaataaaagaaaaagcattggattttttatacaattgaaaaatttgataaaaagaaTTGCATTTGGTTAAAGTAATTTCTACTTAATTGTATTCTGTGCTTAAACTACCAACATTTTACAAACTGAGAAAGAATTGAGAGCAATCAATTTGATCAAGTTCGGTGTTTGTCTTTGCTAAGCTTTGCTTTGGGTTCGTATATTCGCTAAGCTTttaagcatttcattttatgcaaGGCAGACAAACTATATAAAACGCTTAGTATAAGAATTGATCTATTAAAACAAGTcgtaaatatacaaattaatttttattttaaatttttcaatcttaaacaaaattaaaggatttcgatttaaaaatgtatgtttagGGTTCAATGTTGACAAGCTTTCAGGGTTTGAGCAGGTTTTGTTTATGTATTCCTTGGGCAATTCAAAActatataaactatatttttcaCTCAATAAGATCATCAAAAATACTGTTTCATTATAAGCTCTTTGAATTGTAGATCTTAAGAATCTTGAAATAAGTATGCgatataaaattgatttattgtcATGCCATATCTAACGAATAATCaattcaaacaaaaaccaatttcatattttgccATTGAGATTCAAGATTCAAGGCGAATTCCGATGTAGTTTTGTTAGCTGAAACCTCTGAGATGACATTCCATAATTGATGTGCATAGATTCCGCAtactacatataaaatatagccGCACACCTAACGCTTAATCTGCATTCCATGGATCCATCATTGGATCCAGATtgaaatcaatcaatcaaccaTTTGCGATCTCTAATTCCAACTAGCTGAGTGCGTGAATGCGAATGAATGGGTGTATGAGTGTATGAGTACTCGTATGAGTATTAATCATGGCATGGCCAAGCTTCAAGCTTCACTTGACGTCCGCTCCGTCCGTCCGCTCTTTGCCCTAGCACATGCCACGCCTCCCGTTCCGCCCCCCTCTGGACTGCGACAGTTTTGTTGTCATTCTATTTTTGTGCGcatctcccacttattctgATTGGATTATTCGCTTTTGTGACAATCGCCAGCGAAAGTATTTCGCTTTGTATTCCGTTTCGGGGCTTCGGCTTCGCGtttcgcttttcgcttttgttttgttttggcctGCTCCTCCTCCCCATCCCCATCTCCATTCCCATCCCCATCCTCTTCCTCCTCATACTATAAGCGGAACTCGAGTGTCAATCAAgcgcaacgacgacgacgacgtcgacgtcgacgccagCAGCGCACAacgctgacgttgacgttaACGCTGACAGTGTAGGCGGCTGCTGTGCAACGCTTATCATTATCAATTATCATTGTCATTTACTCTCTGTGCTGTCAGGGCATTACTTCATTGTACTACTTCGCCATACTCTCGATCAACCTTTGCGAAGCACAGTGGGATCAACACACGCAAAggtagtacaaaatatatatcacgaattcaaattaataaattattaactcaaaatagttattaaaataacagcATTAAGTTGCTAAATTCCATTCCTATCCGATTTCAagatttacaaaatatatacaatcaGCGTAAAAGGCTTTTACAAAATTCTTGAATCAATCTTTaagatattattataattacgaTTCGGTAACgaataattatttcataaatattatcaaacaaataaataaacgtaactgaataacattaatataaattactaGAAATGGTTTAATCCGCTAATcgtgtaaaataaaaacaaacaaaaagaattttcACACTTGGGCTAAGAAATCGGTTTcaaactttattaaaagtatttatttcgGATTTTTGAGTTCTGTATAGAAGTACGTTATATGAGTATAATATTTCCAACATAATATGATAGCAAtgacaaaacaattaaagaaaacaacCAAGAAGATATTCAGCgtaaaacatattaataagTTCGCAtagaaataaactaaatacaatCCCATCACAGATAATACTTAATAGACTGAAACGACTGaaagaacattttaaaatactccTCTATAGATCGCAATCATTTAAAGcgaataaacataaaaaatacattatgGATTGAACATAAAAGTTGGAAAATTTATGATCCGTTTGGACTTTGATTTctaaagtattatttttatgcaaagtGAATGTTCGTTTAATGGGCTCCTCAATATGCTATTTATGAGGACATCAAAAATGTGCAGAGCCCACTGTGGCACAGCAGCTGTTTCTCGATACTTAATGAAGCTTGTTTACGTTGCTTGCTTTTGCTATATtctttataagtatttttttttcgttttcattttcgtttttgtttgtcaCCTGACAGAAGAACATCTCGTAGAACACAACACGAGGCATTTTCATCGAATTACGGCAATtggaaaatataattacatttgtGTCCATGTTTGGTTAGGAACTCAATACGGTATTCCTATCTTTATGGAATTTCCCGACGagtgttcttttttgtttaccaACGGCAGTCTTTTGTTTGTcgatttttattatcattgttATTGCAgtttaacatacatacaatataatagtatattaggTGATTATTAGCGAAACCCCCCGAAGAATTTTAACTAACGTCAAAGGTTTTGTGTT
Coding sequences:
- the LOC117577576 gene encoding solute carrier family 46 member 3, which codes for MSPKDGGGMDLSKHSNKYTLNHASTLAPAQLGSPAEKAEASSAKTATPPTTRTWREKLRLVANNITVEPILAAYIMPSVLSNLATQNLNLEKACRVNMAYGDEICDALTRRQTANYTLEEETVQQMVARMAAWKTVIQSLFPCLLILFWGSWSDRHRRRKPCILIPVVGEFLGVVGLMLCVYFENAPMEAAALTEAIFPSLSGGWFTMLMGVFSYIADITTEEERTLRIGILNVCFSVGVPIGMAFSGVLLKQIGFYGVFSISAAFYVLAFVYGFFFLEEPVARPEKTAPQKSLLADFFDKEHVVQTFRVAFKKGENQRRQRVILLMIVVMVIIGPLHGEMAVTYLFTRFRFNWSEVEFSFFSTYAMFTGLIGVIFCVGILSHKLEIDDALVGVLSSTSKILSSFVYAFATLPWHMYLGGLVEIFNGTAFIAMRSIATKLVSKDELGKVNSLFGVAEALMPMVFAPMYTTLYAATLKVLPGAFFLLGGGLTMFSVGIFLWMYRFQVKQRRKQARPDTEQGSFRETNGSINAVEALALASEAKGQLNGIIANVIHESLEHAEPPPPPPTTTTAAATTTASTTATRQNGIENRGFVQDTLEAKAKDA